In one Candidatus Neomarinimicrobiota bacterium genomic region, the following are encoded:
- a CDS encoding DUF4832 domain-containing protein — protein MKKALRVNTVMSIGCLLLIGLLFAAFAGKASGNENVLNGADEKGAAPLVLQDLNYAENPVDIPNPDRGFYRAQEYVVPVDGDKTPDFPDLGAVVSGTTVFVNARIVYMSFDLRNFSSNAPLNGLPIGPWSDEGDSPPDYGTTQPLTPAAIEYIRAALQRVRESKAVAIVKFSYDGRGFTYNNRGGYNQFIHDCEPGAPKGRVWYESGVVNESGLCGIPGHEEKNWVQYHLWQLGNIFSEFEDCIMAVKGGIFGPWGEMHSSSYAGTAKGYHWLLEALLDYVPESRSILVHAGGVMAWHNVEYGTDYSFTNLMPAPDRGTEAQRFGMFNDSYSAGGNDYTDNGSLSEGFRLIGGDYDRNAALTWMRNQNNFYGGESVGPGSDDNIYPRFRNVLYEAAYAQTTHLNTSWNWRTYKLWGDFVYTEENVTAPFTPPHDGVTRTAIFDPVYDGRNGMEYMRDRLGYRLVLREARASERVKQDGTLWFEGKIQNVGFGHIVNRKNVSLILKSKDGCNTYTVLTDLDARDWRPDLDSRAENTDAWRDLNFSTDMGALGEVPPGEYDMYLKINDPKETSTDRRCIRFANYDIWSTSLAANLIGSTTVVP, from the coding sequence ATGAAAAAAGCATTGAGAGTGAATACAGTCATGTCAATCGGTTGCCTGCTGTTGATAGGCTTGCTGTTTGCCGCATTTGCGGGAAAGGCTTCCGGAAACGAAAATGTATTGAATGGTGCGGATGAGAAAGGAGCAGCCCCGCTGGTGCTACAGGATCTTAACTATGCTGAGAACCCTGTTGATATTCCGAATCCGGACAGGGGCTTTTACAGAGCCCAGGAATATGTAGTTCCGGTCGACGGTGATAAAACTCCGGATTTTCCTGACCTGGGAGCCGTTGTCAGCGGCACCACGGTCTTTGTTAATGCCCGCATCGTTTATATGTCGTTTGACCTGAGGAACTTCTCCTCGAATGCCCCACTCAACGGACTGCCCATAGGGCCCTGGAGTGATGAAGGCGACAGTCCGCCGGATTATGGCACAACTCAACCTTTAACACCCGCTGCAATTGAATATATAAGGGCAGCACTTCAACGAGTTAGAGAAAGCAAAGCTGTTGCCATTGTGAAATTCAGTTATGACGGCCGGGGTTTTACTTATAATAATCGCGGAGGATATAACCAATTCATTCATGATTGCGAACCGGGGGCGCCGAAAGGCCGGGTTTGGTATGAATCGGGAGTTGTTAATGAATCTGGTCTGTGCGGCATACCCGGCCATGAGGAAAAAAACTGGGTGCAATATCATCTCTGGCAGCTTGGAAATATTTTCAGCGAATTCGAAGACTGCATAATGGCTGTCAAGGGGGGTATCTTCGGCCCATGGGGCGAAATGCACTCGTCATCATATGCCGGAACCGCGAAAGGGTATCACTGGCTGTTGGAAGCGCTGCTGGACTATGTTCCCGAGTCGCGGTCAATTTTAGTGCATGCGGGCGGAGTCATGGCATGGCATAACGTCGAGTACGGCACTGATTACAGCTTTACCAATTTAATGCCGGCCCCGGATCGTGGAACAGAGGCGCAACGGTTTGGTATGTTCAACGATAGTTATTCGGCGGGTGGGAACGACTATACTGACAATGGCTCGCTTTCTGAAGGGTTCAGATTAATCGGAGGCGATTATGATCGTAACGCGGCTTTAACCTGGATGAGAAATCAAAATAACTTCTATGGCGGCGAATCAGTTGGGCCCGGGTCTGACGATAATATTTATCCCAGATTTCGCAACGTTCTGTATGAAGCCGCGTATGCTCAAACAACGCATCTGAATACAAGCTGGAACTGGCGCACGTATAAACTCTGGGGTGATTTTGTCTACACTGAAGAAAATGTCACCGCACCGTTTACCCCTCCGCACGATGGAGTGACTCGAACGGCCATCTTTGACCCGGTATATGACGGCAGAAACGGGATGGAATATATGCGTGACAGACTGGGCTACCGGCTGGTGCTACGGGAGGCCAGGGCAAGTGAACGGGTAAAGCAGGATGGGACCCTGTGGTTTGAAGGGAAGATCCAGAACGTCGGTTTTGGTCATATAGTCAACAGGAAAAATGTGTCGCTGATTCTGAAATCCAAAGACGGGTGTAACACATACACGGTACTTACGGACCTTGACGCACGGGATTGGCGGCCTGATCTGGACAGCAGGGCGGAGAATACCGATGCATGGCGGGATTTGAACTTCTCAACTGATATGGGGGCACTGGGTGAGGTTCCTCCCGGTGAATATGATATGTACCTGAAGATCAATGATCCGAAAGAGACCAGCACTGACAGACGCTGTATACGGTTTGCGAATTACGATATATGGAGTACCTCCCTTGCTGCAAACCTGATCGGTTCGACGACAGTTGTCCCATAG
- a CDS encoding amidohydrolase produces the protein MKMINKHAAAVTVILSVLTFTMFGYAQEKSNYSDIPRIDVHTHIGGNADGVANFLEMRKILQRDYHADLAMWIDLGSSENPIPDLEKSLEVSKGRVLTCISDYSAHDGLDNPPKDLHKWLEKGYAGYKIWAGPYYRKLKEGQEGFRYIDNLVHEPTFAEMERIGMVAASIHIADPNGPYGNRSKWLADPVEYWREITAWRRVLERHPDLVAVTAHGDWLVCQDAQLDYLRNMLATFPNLNIDLAATFQYYHLVDRENLRAFMIEWADRILYATDIGSFENPEEAKARSEQYNRTFRILETDEMVEGGFFGMNETRGLALPLEVLEKIYYKNAARIYPHLSEQLKELGYNIQ, from the coding sequence ATGAAAATGATAAACAAGCATGCTGCGGCAGTGACAGTCATACTGAGTGTGCTGACTTTTACAATGTTCGGCTATGCGCAGGAGAAATCAAATTATTCTGATATTCCCAGAATCGATGTACATACCCATATCGGGGGTAATGCGGATGGGGTAGCCAACTTTCTGGAAATGCGTAAAATCCTGCAGCGGGATTACCATGCGGATCTGGCCATGTGGATCGATCTCGGCAGCAGCGAGAATCCGATTCCCGATCTGGAAAAATCTTTGGAAGTGAGCAAGGGCCGGGTGCTTACCTGCATATCGGATTATTCGGCGCACGACGGGCTTGATAATCCGCCGAAAGACCTACATAAATGGCTGGAAAAAGGCTATGCGGGATATAAGATCTGGGCCGGTCCGTATTATCGGAAACTCAAGGAAGGACAGGAGGGATTCCGCTATATTGATAACCTGGTACATGAACCGACGTTTGCGGAGATGGAAAGGATCGGCATGGTTGCCGCTTCGATCCATATTGCCGATCCCAACGGTCCCTATGGGAACCGCTCAAAATGGCTGGCCGATCCGGTTGAATACTGGCGGGAAATTACCGCCTGGCGGCGGGTGCTGGAGCGCCATCCCGATCTGGTGGCGGTTACGGCCCATGGCGATTGGCTGGTTTGCCAGGATGCGCAGCTCGACTATCTGCGGAATATGCTGGCGACTTTCCCCAACCTGAATATTGATCTTGCTGCGACATTTCAGTATTACCACTTGGTTGACCGTGAAAATCTGCGGGCTTTTATGATTGAATGGGCCGACAGAATTCTTTATGCGACCGATATCGGGTCTTTTGAGAATCCGGAAGAAGCCAAAGCGAGATCTGAACAGTATAACCGGACTTTCAGGATTCTGGAAACCGATGAAATGGTGGAGGGCGGTTTCTTCGGTATGAATGAAACGCGGGGTCTGGCCTTACCGCTGGAGGTTCTGGAAAAAATTTATTATAAAAATGCAGCCAGAATTTATCCCCATTTAAGTGAACAGCTTAAAGAACTGGGATATAATATTCAATAA